One window of the Pseudomonas lurida genome contains the following:
- a CDS encoding methyl-accepting chemotaxis protein: MSLRQLSIQWKITLLAGLCLLGIVTLLVGLSLYRMEQSSQQVKASSMQMLDEAAQARIEAQGEVQALGIRQQFMDAYQYGHGFSRQVLFLREQAEKRFLDAFDTREDLTRQVKAALQANPDLLGLSLVFEANALDGKDELFTGQAELGSNDKGRFALYWSQPTPGTLTSMALPESDMSDTSISPSGEKANAWFTCPRSTLKPCVIEPYFYKIDGQNVLMTSIVFPLMVNGKVIASLSVDINLNSLQAVSQQASQKLYDGQTQVSILSPTGLLAGYSADASKLSQRLDQVDTANGAQVISALAGSTQIRSLRTDHQLKVLAPFTPIPGGKPWGVLLDVPEKVLIAPAEALKAQLDTDNANGTLLELGLGLIAAVVGLILVWLMARSVTRPILGVAHMLEDIASGEGDLTRRLAYDKQDELGQLAGWFNRFLDKLQPIIAEVKRSVQDARGTADQSAAIATETSAGMEQQYRQVDQVATASHEMSATAQDVARSAAQAAQAARDADQATRDGLTVIDRTTRNIGELAADMSTAMAQVEGLAANSEKIGSVLEVIRGIAEQTNLLALNAAIEAARAGEAGRGFAVVADEVRNLARRTQESVEETRLVIEQLQNGTEEVVGSMGNSYRQAQGSVEQVGQAVTALRQIGDAVTVISDMNLQIASAAEEQSAVAEEINSNVATIRDVTESLSEQANESARVSQALNSLANQQQGLMDQFRV; encoded by the coding sequence CGTCAACAGTTCATGGACGCCTACCAGTACGGCCATGGTTTCTCCCGCCAAGTGCTGTTCCTGCGCGAGCAAGCCGAGAAGCGCTTTCTCGACGCCTTCGACACCCGTGAAGACCTGACCCGCCAGGTCAAGGCCGCGCTGCAGGCCAACCCGGATTTGCTCGGTCTGTCCCTGGTGTTCGAAGCCAATGCCCTGGATGGCAAGGATGAACTGTTCACAGGCCAGGCGGAGCTGGGCAGTAACGACAAAGGCCGCTTCGCCCTGTACTGGTCGCAACCGACACCGGGCACGCTGACCTCGATGGCATTGCCAGAAAGCGACATGTCCGATACCAGCATCAGCCCCAGCGGTGAAAAGGCCAACGCGTGGTTCACCTGCCCACGCAGCACGCTCAAGCCATGTGTGATCGAACCGTACTTTTACAAGATCGACGGGCAAAACGTGCTGATGACCAGCATCGTCTTCCCGCTGATGGTCAATGGCAAAGTCATCGCCTCGCTGTCGGTGGACATCAACCTCAACAGCCTGCAGGCGGTGAGCCAACAGGCTAGCCAAAAACTGTACGACGGCCAGACCCAGGTCAGCATCCTCAGCCCCACGGGTTTGCTCGCCGGCTACAGCGCGGACGCCAGCAAGCTCAGCCAGCGCCTGGACCAAGTCGACACCGCCAACGGCGCACAGGTGATCAGCGCCCTGGCCGGCAGTACCCAGATTCGCAGCCTGCGTACCGACCATCAGCTCAAGGTACTGGCGCCATTCACACCGATCCCGGGCGGCAAGCCGTGGGGCGTGTTGCTGGATGTGCCAGAGAAAGTCCTGATCGCCCCCGCCGAAGCACTGAAGGCGCAACTGGATACCGACAATGCCAACGGCACCCTGCTGGAACTGGGCCTGGGCTTGATTGCCGCCGTGGTCGGCTTGATTCTGGTCTGGTTGATGGCACGCAGCGTGACACGGCCGATCCTCGGCGTGGCGCACATGCTCGAAGACATTGCCAGCGGCGAAGGCGACCTGACCCGCCGCCTGGCCTACGACAAACAGGACGAATTGGGCCAATTGGCCGGCTGGTTCAACCGCTTCCTCGACAAGCTGCAACCGATCATCGCCGAGGTGAAACGCTCGGTGCAGGACGCCCGTGGCACCGCCGACCAGTCCGCCGCCATTGCAACTGAAACCAGCGCTGGCATGGAGCAGCAGTACCGCCAGGTCGATCAGGTGGCCACCGCCTCCCATGAAATGAGCGCCACCGCACAGGACGTCGCGCGCAGTGCCGCACAGGCTGCGCAAGCGGCACGCGATGCCGACCAGGCCACCCGCGACGGCCTCACGGTGATCGATCGCACCACCCGCAACATCGGGGAGTTGGCGGCAGATATGAGCACAGCCATGGCCCAAGTCGAAGGCCTGGCCGCCAACAGCGAGAAAATCGGTTCGGTGCTGGAAGTGATTCGCGGCATCGCCGAGCAGACCAACCTGCTGGCGCTTAACGCTGCCATCGAGGCCGCCCGCGCTGGTGAGGCCGGCCGTGGCTTTGCGGTGGTGGCCGATGAAGTGCGCAATCTGGCGCGGCGTACCCAGGAATCGGTGGAAGAAACCCGCTTGGTGATCGAGCAATTGCAAAACGGCACCGAAGAGGTCGTCGGCTCGATGGGCAATAGTTATCGCCAGGCCCAGGGCAGCGTCGAACAAGTCGGACAGGCCGTGACCGCCCTGCGCCAGATTGGCGATGCCGTCACAGTGATCAGCGACATGAACCTGCAAATCGCCAGTGCCGCCGAAGAGCAAAGCGCGGTGGCCGAGGAGATCAACAGCAACGTCGCGACGATCCGCGATGTGACTGAGTCGCTGTCGGAACAGGCGAATGAGTCGGCGCGCGTGAGCCAGGCATTGAACAGCCTGGCGAATCAGCAGCAGGGGTTGATGGATCAGTTCCGCGTCTAA
- a CDS encoding PepSY domain-containing protein produces MKVNLRACSRVALVLMAFCSSLAARDLNQDEALALRQQGVILPLEQLLQQAMSRYPGSRLLEAELEKKHGQYAYEVELVTTEGVVREIKLDASTGVLIKDEED; encoded by the coding sequence ATGAAGGTAAATTTACGCGCCTGCAGTCGCGTGGCGCTGGTGCTCATGGCATTTTGCTCCAGCCTGGCAGCCCGCGACCTCAACCAGGATGAAGCCTTGGCGCTGCGCCAGCAGGGGGTGATCCTGCCGCTGGAGCAACTGTTGCAGCAGGCCATGTCGCGCTATCCCGGCTCACGCCTGCTGGAAGCCGAGCTGGAAAAGAAGCACGGGCAATATGCCTATGAAGTGGAACTGGTGACTACCGAAGGTGTGGTGCGCGAGATCAAGCTGGACGCGAGCACCGGTGTGCTGATCAAAGACGAGGAAGACTGA
- a CDS encoding response regulator transcription factor: MRLLLVEDNVPLADELLAGLQRQGYAVDWLADGRDAAYQGQSEPYDLIILDLGLPGLPGLEVLAQWRAAALATPVLILTARDSWAERIEGLKAGADDYLAKPFHPEELHLRIQALLRRSHGQANQPTLQAAGLHLDEGRQCVLRDGAEIQLTAAEFRLLRYFMLHPEQILSKSHLAEHLYDGETERDSNVLEVHVNHLRRKLGRSVIETRRGQGYRFGASPA, encoded by the coding sequence ATGCGCCTGCTGCTGGTGGAAGACAACGTACCCTTGGCGGATGAACTGTTAGCGGGTCTCCAGCGCCAGGGCTATGCCGTCGATTGGTTGGCCGACGGGCGTGATGCCGCCTACCAGGGGCAAAGCGAGCCCTACGACCTGATCATTCTCGACCTTGGGCTGCCCGGTCTGCCTGGTCTGGAGGTCCTGGCGCAATGGCGTGCCGCCGCATTGGCGACGCCTGTGCTGATCCTCACCGCCCGCGATTCCTGGGCCGAGCGTATCGAAGGGCTCAAGGCCGGCGCCGACGATTACCTGGCCAAGCCCTTTCACCCGGAAGAACTGCACCTGCGCATCCAGGCACTGTTGCGTCGTTCCCATGGCCAGGCCAACCAGCCCACCCTGCAAGCTGCCGGCCTGCACTTGGATGAGGGCCGCCAGTGCGTGCTGCGCGACGGCGCCGAGATCCAGCTGACCGCCGCCGAATTCCGCCTGTTGCGCTATTTCATGCTGCACCCCGAACAGATTCTGTCTAAAAGCCACTTGGCCGAGCACCTGTACGACGGCGAGACCGAGCGCGATTCCAACGTGCTCGAAGTCCATGTCAACCACCTTCGCCGCAAACTGGGCCGCAGCGTGATCGAGACCCGCCGCGGCCAGGGTTATCGGTTCGGCGCCAGCCCTGCATGA
- a CDS encoding sensor histidine kinase: MKSIQRRLSLGLISVMVIVGVVLAQTSLWLFEAGLQRYLEAGLRNDAENLLVALVRGPNGVQLDEQRLSPAYQRPFSGHYFRIDFADTHWRSRSLWDQELPRLPEAGLKGNLQLGPEGQQLLVLRSDYKRFGQSISISVAQDYTPVRESFRLMRQIGLVLGLAALLLVLILQRVTVRRALRPLETARNQIAQLQQGQRSQLDNQVPLELEPLVAQINHLLAHTEDSLKRSRNALGNLGHALKTPLAVLLSAASSEALRDHPALSKLLRDQLEQVQQRLNRELNRARLAGETLPGALFDCEKELPGLLATLSMIHGEHLDLSYHAAPGLQLPWDREDLLELLGNLLDNACKWADADVRLTVTEAAHSYRLVVEDDGPGIPETQRDQVFSRGARLDEQIDGHGLGLGIVRDIVEVWGGVLQLQESGLGGLKVLIELPKR, from the coding sequence ATGAAGTCGATCCAGCGGCGCCTGAGCCTGGGCCTGATCAGCGTGATGGTGATCGTCGGCGTGGTGCTGGCACAAACCAGCTTGTGGTTGTTCGAAGCCGGGTTGCAGCGGTACCTGGAAGCTGGATTGCGCAATGACGCCGAAAACCTGCTGGTGGCGCTGGTGCGCGGGCCCAATGGCGTGCAACTGGATGAGCAACGCCTGTCGCCGGCCTATCAGCGACCGTTCTCCGGGCATTACTTTCGCATCGATTTTGCCGATACCCACTGGCGCTCCCGCTCGCTATGGGACCAGGAACTGCCGCGCCTGCCCGAGGCCGGCCTGAAGGGCAACCTGCAACTGGGGCCGGAAGGCCAGCAATTGCTGGTGTTGCGTTCGGACTACAAGCGCTTTGGCCAATCGATTTCCATCAGCGTGGCCCAGGACTACACCCCGGTGCGCGAAAGCTTTCGCCTGATGCGCCAGATCGGCCTGGTGCTGGGGCTGGCGGCGCTGCTGCTGGTGCTGATCCTGCAACGGGTCACCGTGCGCCGCGCCTTGCGCCCGCTGGAGACCGCGCGCAACCAGATTGCCCAGCTGCAACAGGGGCAACGCTCGCAACTGGATAACCAGGTGCCGCTGGAGCTGGAGCCGCTGGTGGCGCAGATCAACCACCTACTCGCCCACACCGAAGACAGCCTCAAGCGTTCGCGCAACGCCCTGGGCAACCTCGGGCACGCGCTCAAAACCCCACTGGCGGTGCTGTTGAGCGCGGCCTCGAGCGAGGCGCTCAGGGATCACCCGGCGCTGAGCAAACTGCTGCGTGACCAATTGGAGCAAGTACAGCAACGCCTCAACCGCGAACTCAACCGCGCTCGCCTGGCCGGGGAAACGCTGCCGGGCGCTTTGTTCGACTGCGAGAAAGAACTGCCCGGTTTGCTCGCCACCCTGAGCATGATCCACGGTGAGCACCTGGACCTGAGCTACCACGCCGCGCCCGGCCTGCAACTGCCCTGGGACCGTGAAGACCTGTTGGAGCTGCTCGGCAACCTATTGGATAACGCCTGCAAGTGGGCGGATGCCGATGTGCGCCTGACCGTCACCGAGGCGGCGCACAGCTATCGGTTGGTGGTGGAAGATGACGGCCCTGGCATCCCCGAAACCCAGCGTGACCAGGTGTTCAGTCGGGGCGCGCGCCTGGATGAACAGATTGACGGGCATGGCCTGGGACTGGGAATCGTGCGGGATATTGTCGAGGTGTGGGGTGGGGTGTTGCAGTTGCAGGAGAGTGGGTTGGGTGGGCTGAAAGTGCTGATCGAATTGCCCAAGCGTTAA
- a CDS encoding PepSY domain-containing protein codes for MKRLTALVAAGIIAFTATQARAVDPDKPLKVPATVTIVAFDQLEAAALALHPGSTLLDTDLDEAYGKYVYEVELEDAHGIEWDVELDALTGQVLKNHQDT; via the coding sequence ATGAAGCGCCTCACCGCTCTGGTCGCCGCCGGTATTATTGCCTTCACGGCGACCCAGGCCCGAGCCGTGGACCCCGACAAGCCACTGAAAGTGCCTGCCACTGTTACTATCGTCGCCTTTGACCAACTGGAAGCTGCGGCCCTGGCCCTGCATCCCGGATCGACACTGTTGGATACCGACCTCGACGAGGCCTATGGCAAGTACGTCTATGAGGTTGAATTGGAAGATGCCCACGGCATCGAATGGGATGTTGAATTGGACGCGCTCACCGGGCAGGTTCTCAAGAATCATCAGGATACGTAA